One window of the Branchiostoma lanceolatum isolate klBraLanc5 chromosome 3, klBraLanc5.hap2, whole genome shotgun sequence genome contains the following:
- the LOC136430083 gene encoding uncharacterized protein isoform X2, producing the protein MMPNKLNPVDSEGVPVPMFGRPKLDPIKAGQRLLNFPFIDPPRPIELDWSYRNQTRPWSNFSPPRPGASYSWPTEAPNPRLRPEHGNPRGPQWPPEEQWPAYHRHPAPTPHTARDPVPKIGEKSLPWPRSGVSWNAVTTGPGPYFGGTKVHDPEGDKLWWSLQPQSGWPRIPYPWFTGRPEHKTRAKLRSDVPEDYFAVLGRHQMSSHLINRFPWKAETVLYQTTKEGYSHPKVSAPRITA; encoded by the coding sequence ATGATGCCAAACAAACTGAACCCAGTGGACAGCGAGGGCGTCCCCGTACCCATGTTCGGCCGACCCAAGTTGGACCCCATCAAGGCAGGACAGCGTCTCCTAAACTTCCCCTTCATCGACCCTCCCCGGCCCATCGAGCTGGACTGGTCCTATCGGAACCAAACGAGACCCTGGTCCAACTTCTCACCGCCCAGACCGGGAGCCAGCTACTCCTGGCCAACCGAGGCTCCAAATCCGAGGCTCCGACCCGAGCACGGCAATCCCCGAGGGCCGCAGTGGCCTCCAGAGGAGCAGTGGCCGGCGTACCATCGCCACCCGGCCCCGACGCCACACACGGCCAGGGATCCAGTCCCCAAGATCGGCGAGAAGAGTCTGCCGTGGCCGAGGTCTGGGGTGTCCTGGAACGCCGTCACCACCGGCCCGGGGCCCTACTTCGGCGGGACCAAGGTACACGACCCCGAGGGTGACAAACTCTGGTGGTCCCTCCAACCTCAGTCCGGCTGGCCCAGGATCCCCTACCCGTGGTTCACGGGACGACCCGAGCACAAGACCCGCGCCAAGCTCCGGTCCGACGTGCCGGAGGACTACTTCGCCGTGCTGGGCCGACACCAGATGAGTTCACACCTCATCAACAGGTTCCCGTGGAAGGCGGAGACGGTGCTGTACCAGACCACCAAGGAGGGGTACTCACATCCTAAAGTATCGGCGCCCAGAATTACAGCCTAG
- the LOC136430079 gene encoding protein saal1-like, producing the protein MSSEDNSPSPRRIPTRNPSPPPAEMLGEGVDLHADNIGDTAYSKHWFFTTLMNLIQEVEKKEQTEVRRGGEEEAVAAGIDIDEELENELCKLWDMSINKDVGRFLQEFHAVDILMGVINKSRAPRVTEICVGILGNMACCDEICKDISNNEKLVDVILGLLEDPDAPTLVETTRLIHTCVSNKDVRTNWLTPMKRDSTVYTAILFMLQSSTNVDLLHNLSSLLDLVLDVDEELLVAWATPDFVQGLHEAIKQTGEDKELTVDSYLHCLQLLSTTENGVQALVECTGVLFPRLTAHVARVCGEDVIAVGGRERSLASAMSVLNVLFSSAGEEGLVLLEKNSCCVECVMQLFEVIQEDRRTSMTLAVAGASQKSTPVSTPRSTRHRTEEKSESDVNGTGRRTCAEGSPRTDTSQSQDMEAGGSEDCGKSQDAVPVVRNLMEVHMLYSVTVEFLADIVKALPKGESQVAGYLNGCTRDQIESMVLALQDHTDDTLIPHLEEVLSGSEDKYPRLAAAIGMDAS; encoded by the exons ATGTCTAGTGAAG ACAACTCGCCGTCCCCACGGAGGATCCCAACCAGGAACCCCTCCCCGCCCCCTGCAGAGATGTTAGGAGAGGGCGTGGATCTCCATGCCGACAACATCGGAGACACGGCGTACAGCAAACACTGGTTCTTCACCACGTTGATGAACCTTATTCAG GAAGTAGAGAAGAAAGAGCAGACTGAAGTCAGGAGAGGAGGAGAAGAGGAAGCAGTGGCTGCTGGGATTGATATTGATGAGGAGCTGGAGAATGAGCTATGCAAACTGTGGGACATGTCCATTAACAAA GATGTTGGACGTTTCCTGCAAGAATTCCATGCAGTAGATATCCTTATGGGAGTCATCAACAAGTCTCGAGCTCCCAGAGTCACG gaaaTCTGTGTTGGGATCCTGGGCAACATGGCGTGCTGTGATGAAATCTGTAAGGACATCAGTAACAATGAAAAACTAGT AGATGTTATCCTAGGTTTGCTGGAAGACCCTGATGCCCCCACTCTCGTAGAAACAACAAG ATTGATCCACACCTGTGTTTCCAACAAAGACGTCAGAACTAACTGGCTGACCCCCATGAAGAGGGATAGTACAGTCTACACTGCCATTCTGTTCATGCTACAGAGTTCCACCAATG tTGACCTGTTACATAACCTGAGCTCCCTGCTGGACCTGGTCCTGGATGTGGATGAAGAGTTGCTGGTTGCCTGGGCGACGCCTGACTTTGTACAGGGGTTACACGAGGCCATCAAACAGACAGG TGAAGATAAGGAGCTGACTGTAGATTCATACCTGCACTGTCTACAACTGCTGTCAACTACAGAAAACGGAGTGCAGGCTTTAG TGGAGTGTACAGGTGTGTTGTTCCCGCGGCTGACAGCCCATGTGGCCAGGGTGTGTGGTGAGGACGTCATCGCGGTGGGGGGCAGGGAGAGGAGTCTGGCCTCCGCCATGTCTGTACTCAATGTGCTCTTCTCTTCAGCTGGGGAGGAAGGACTAGTTCTCCTGGAGAAAA ACTCCTGTTGTGTTGAGTGTGTCATGCAGCTATTTGAAGTGATACAGGAAGATCGCAGGACAAGTATGACTCTAGCTGTAGCAGGAGCAAGTCAGAAATCAACTCCAGTTTCAACCCCACGTTCCACCAGGCACAGAACTGAAGAAAAATCTGAGTCGGACGTGAACGGAACAGGCAGGAGAACTTGTGCGGAGGGCAGCCCTAGAACAGACACGAGTCAGTCTCAGGATATGGAGGCTGGCGGTTCAGAGGATTGTGGGAAATCCCAAGATGCCGTGCCAGTTGTGAGGAACTTGATGGAAGTACATATGCTGTATAGTGTGACGGTGGAATTTCTGGCAGACATTGTCAAGGCATTGCCAAAG GGTGAGAGCCAAGTTGCAGGATATCTGAATGGCTGTACAAGAGACCAGATAGAAAGTATGGTACTGGCACTACAGGACCACACCGATGACACACTG ATTCCCCACCTAGAAGAAGTTTTGTCTGGCTCTGAGGACAAGTACCCACGTTTGGCAGCTGCAATAGGAATGGATGCAAGTTAG
- the LOC136430083 gene encoding uncharacterized protein isoform X1, with the protein MCPETMMPNKLNPVDSEGVPVPMFGRPKLDPIKAGQRLLNFPFIDPPRPIELDWSYRNQTRPWSNFSPPRPGASYSWPTEAPNPRLRPEHGNPRGPQWPPEEQWPAYHRHPAPTPHTARDPVPKIGEKSLPWPRSGVSWNAVTTGPGPYFGGTKVHDPEGDKLWWSLQPQSGWPRIPYPWFTGRPEHKTRAKLRSDVPEDYFAVLGRHQMSSHLINRFPWKAETVLYQTTKEGYSHPKVSAPRITA; encoded by the coding sequence CTGAGACCATGATGCCAAACAAACTGAACCCAGTGGACAGCGAGGGCGTCCCCGTACCCATGTTCGGCCGACCCAAGTTGGACCCCATCAAGGCAGGACAGCGTCTCCTAAACTTCCCCTTCATCGACCCTCCCCGGCCCATCGAGCTGGACTGGTCCTATCGGAACCAAACGAGACCCTGGTCCAACTTCTCACCGCCCAGACCGGGAGCCAGCTACTCCTGGCCAACCGAGGCTCCAAATCCGAGGCTCCGACCCGAGCACGGCAATCCCCGAGGGCCGCAGTGGCCTCCAGAGGAGCAGTGGCCGGCGTACCATCGCCACCCGGCCCCGACGCCACACACGGCCAGGGATCCAGTCCCCAAGATCGGCGAGAAGAGTCTGCCGTGGCCGAGGTCTGGGGTGTCCTGGAACGCCGTCACCACCGGCCCGGGGCCCTACTTCGGCGGGACCAAGGTACACGACCCCGAGGGTGACAAACTCTGGTGGTCCCTCCAACCTCAGTCCGGCTGGCCCAGGATCCCCTACCCGTGGTTCACGGGACGACCCGAGCACAAGACCCGCGCCAAGCTCCGGTCCGACGTGCCGGAGGACTACTTCGCCGTGCTGGGCCGACACCAGATGAGTTCACACCTCATCAACAGGTTCCCGTGGAAGGCGGAGACGGTGCTGTACCAGACCACCAAGGAGGGGTACTCACATCCTAAAGTATCGGCGCCCAGAATTACAGCCTAG
- the LOC136430084 gene encoding juvenile hormone acid O-methyltransferase-like translates to MDITNLKNYSDQKRYVAASFGMQALQQYMRFEEGDTVLDAGCGTGEMCSYISKQPGVASVVGFDLSPDFISYAQLHNSAKNVLYHVADTSDASTIKPEWQGAFSKVVCLFVLHWIRDKVSALKVLHSCLKVGGEILLVCPTDKTKVYRSQVLMASHPKWGPYAKDFVASILMPWPSRDLANQSHSSHLLEESGFDVIACHVGNYQYCFDSRDKLRDYLRLISPYLCSIPEDKRGIPSRP, encoded by the exons ATGGACATTACAAATCTCAAGAACTATTCTGATCAGAAGCGCTATGTTGCTGCGAGTTTCGGGATGCAGGCGCTGCAGCAGTACATGAGGTTTGAGGAAGGCGACACCGTGCTGGATGCGGGGTGCGGCACGGGGGAGATGTGCAGTTACATCTCCAAACAGCCAGGGGTCGCCTCGGTGGTGGGATTTGACCTGTCACCAGATTTCATCAG TTACGCCCAGCTGCACAACTCTGCCAAAAATGTACTCTACCACGTGGCCGACACCTCGGATGCATCCACTATCAAGCCAGAGTGGCAAGGTGCTTTCAGCAAggtggtctgtctgtttgtcctACACTGGATCCGTGACAAAGTTTCTGCACTGAAAGTGTTACACTCTTGTCTAAAGGTTGGTGGGGAGATCTTGCTCGTCTGTCCTACAGACAAAACCAAGGTGTACCGAAGTCAGGTTTTGATGGCTTCCCACCCAAAGTGGGGACCATACGCTAAAGATTTCGTCGCTAGTATATTAATGCCGTGGCCTTCGAGAGATCTCGCCAACCAAAGCCACAGTAGTCACCTTCTGGAGGAGAGTGGTTTTGATGTCATTGCCTGTCATGTTGGGAACTATCAGTATTGCTTCGACTCCAGAGACAAGCTCAGAGACTATCTCCGGCTCATTTCACCATATCTGTGCTCCATACCCGAAGACAAACGAGGAATTCCTTCAAGACCTTGA
- the LOC136430078 gene encoding patatin-like phospholipase domain-containing protein 2, with amino-acid sequence MNISFSGCGFLGMYHVGVASCIMQHAPNLQLQKLGGASAGAMSAAMLLFGCDLRECTDSVLRLATQARKRRLGPMHPSFRLVKTLREGMRHIFPPNAHEIASGRLCLSVTRVCDGQNVILDQFDTREELIQALICSAFVPVYCGLVPPMFKGTRYVDGGLSNNCPHLGKNTITVSPFSGEADICPMDKLSNNLLNFSMTNTSIQFTTTNMWRMAIAFFPPDPEVLQEICRQGFNDALRFLRENDLIGCMKHVSSVRSMSEAFNYDAARSTSECSDDSNADVFVEIGLEETAAEEKEECSECKSEIHHANKQTLPTQVLDVFQEANQKGILQSILNSYTASFVSLVTLPYILPFETAFNYTLRFAEWAPEETAYYLRKLLKHLESQMGRHAGQLKDRVVEWGAKSTYSQQLKDCRLVALLQKLLDELERRGVISRRGLLSTDSTQLGKNMAKSSPLSLEYPEDIVVQSDKPMFRHRPHFYLELDDTLDYSEPWSGTEDLDSLMGYVETQDYILHRLDWIDAVVASHYCKMIDSNREDCEELEASMSEDEGIASLADSTEVSFSSKL; translated from the exons ATGAACATTTCCTTCTCAGGATGCGGTTTTCTGGGGATGTACCATGTGGGAGTGGCGTCCTGTATCATGCAGCACGCACCCAACCTCCAGCTGCAGAAGTTGGGAGGTGCCTCCGCCGGCGCGATGAGCGCTGCCATGCTACTCTTCGGTTGCGATCTCA GAGAGTGTACAGACTCGGTTCTCAGACTGGCCACGCAGGCGAGAAAGCGTCGTCTCGGTCCCATGCACCCCAGCTTCCGCCTCGTGAAAACCCTCCGGGAGGGCATGCGGCATATCTTCCCTCCCAACGCACACGAGATCGCGTCCGGACGGCTCTGTCTTTCCGTCACCAGAGTGTGCGATGGACAGAACGTCATCCTGGACCAGTTTGACACCAGGGAAGAGCTGATCCAGGCCTTGATCTGTTCAGCTTTTGTACCTGTGTACTGTGGGCTGGTACCACCAATGTTCAAGGGAACG agATATGTGGACGGAGGCCTGAGTAACAACTGTCCACACCTTGGCAAGAACACCATCACAGTGTCACCCTTCTCAGGAGAGGCAGACATCTGCCCGATGGACAAACTATCCAA CAATTTGTTGAACTTCTCCATGACCAACACCAGTATCCAGTTCACCACCACAAACATGTGGCGCATGGCCATCGCCTTCTTCCCACCGGATCCCGAGGTTCTGCAGGAAATCTGCCGGCAGGGGTTCAACGATGCCCTCCGTTTTCTACGCGAAAATG ATCTGATAGGCTGTATGAAGCATGTCAGCAGTGTCAGGTCTATGAGCGAAGCCTTCAACTACGACGCGGCGAGGTCAACCAGCGAATGTAGCGATGATAGCAACGCGGACGTGTTTGTTGAGATTGGCCTTGAAGAAACCGCCGCAGAGGAAAAAGAGGAGTGTTCAGAGTGCAAGTCAGAAATCCACCATGCAAACAAGCAGACACTTCCAACACAAGTTTTAGATG TTTTCCAGGAGGCCAATCAGAAGGGTATACTACAGAGTATTCTGAACAGCTACACAGCCAGCTTTGTGTCTCTGGTTACTCTTCCTTATATCCTACCATTTGAGACAGCCTTCAACTACACACTCAG gtttgcTGAGTGGGCACCTGAAGAGACAGCCTACTACCTGAGGAAGCTGTTGAAACACCTGGAATCACAGATGGGGAGACATGCCGGCCAGCTGAAGGACAG GGTGGTGGAGTGGGGGGCAAAGTCCACCTACAGTCAGCAACTCAAGGACTGCAGACTCGTCGCCTTACTGCAAAAACTCCTGGATGAACTGGAGAGAAGAGGGGTCATTTCAAG GAGAGGGCTGCTTTCTACTGACTCCACACAACTTGGAAAAAACATGGCCAAATCTTCCCCTTTATCCCTAGAATACCCTGAAGACATAGTTGTGCAAAGTGACAAACCAATGTTCAGGCACCGGCCTCACTTCTACTTGGAATTGGATGACACTCTGGACTACAGCGAACCATGGTCTGGTACAGAGGACTTAGACTCTCTCATGGGTTATGTGGAAACACAGGACTACATCTTACACAGGTTGGACTGGATAGATGCCGTGGTTGCCTCTCACTATTGCAAGATGATCGACAGTAACCGAGAGGACTGCGAAGAACTGGAAGCAAGCATGTCGGAAGATGAGGGTATCGCTAGCTTGGCAGATTCCACAGAAGTGTCCTTCAGTTCCAAACTTtaa